The following proteins are co-located in the Indicator indicator isolate 239-I01 chromosome 33, UM_Iind_1.1, whole genome shotgun sequence genome:
- the BSDC1 gene encoding BSD domain-containing protein 1 isoform X4 codes for MAEGEDASWWRSWLQQSYQAVKEKSTEALEFMKRDLAEFTQVVQHDTACTIAATASVVKDKLAARLYSLQSDPATYCNEPDGPAELLGAWLSQFDLEEKKGEIAELLATSPSIRALYTKMVPVAVSHSEFWQRYFYKVHRLEQDEARREALKQRAEQSIHQEEPGWEEDEEEFLGMSPLPCANIKFPEAAENESAPAGLEGSYPTAPKRPSEESWAVLPPEPAPAEGSPSESSESVSLVTQIANPASVPAAQLQAGAQPAGTRDLSQRLLEATSEEQSSLPKPSEPAHPSAPARQSAASSEPVAVTELKEVESRAQGRTETLKEEGPTDLRVFELNSDSGKSTPSNNGKKGSSTDISEDWEKDFDLDMTEEEVQLALSKVEVSEELEDEEWEDWE; via the exons ATGGCGGAGGG GGAGGATGCGAGCTGGTGGCGGAGCTGGCTACAGCAGAGTTACCAAGCTGTCAAGGAGAAG TCCACAGAAGCTTTGGAATTCATGAAAAGGGACCTGGCAGAGTTCActcaagttgtgcagcatgacaCAGCCTGCACCATTGCTGCTACAGCCAGTGTGGTCAAGGACAAGCTGGCA GCTCGCCTCTACAGCCTCCAATCAGACCCAGCCACCTACTGCAACGAACCTGATG GTCCTGCTGAGCTCCTTGGGGCCTGGCTCTCCCAGTTTGACctagaggagaagaaaggggagattgcagagctgctggcaaccAGCCCTTCCATCAGGGCTCTCTACACCAAAATG GTCCCGGTGGCTGTTTCCCATTCGGAATTCTGGCAGCGCTACTTCTACAAAGTGCATCGCCTGGAGCAG GATGAAGCCCGGAGGGAGGCTCTGAAGCagcgagcagagcagagcattcaccaagaggagccaggctgggaagaGGATGAAG AGGAGTTCTTGGGGATGTCACCCCTGCCTTGTGCAAACATCAaatttccagaagcagcagagaacgAATCTGCCCCTGCAGGCCTGGAGGGAAGCTACCCCACTGCTCCCAAGAGACcctcagaggagagctgggctgtccTCCCCCcggagccagccccagcagagggcAGCCCCTCTGAGAGCAGTGAGAGCGTCTCCCTTGTGACTCAGATTGCAAACCctgcctctgtgcctgctgcacagCTACAGGCTGGAGCACAACCAGCTGGGACCAGAGACCTCTcccagaggctgctggaggccacctcagaagagcagagctccctgccaAAGCCCTCAGAACCTGCTCATCCTTCTGCACCTGCACGGCagtcagcagcatcctcagagcCAGTGGCTGTTACAGAGCTCAAAGAGGTGGaaagcagagcccagggcaggacaGAGACTCTGAAAGAGGAAGGACCAACGGATCTCCGAGTCTTTGAGCTGAACTCGGATAGTGGGAAGTCCACCCCCTCCAACAATGGCAAGAAAG GTTCCAGCACTGACATCAGTGAGGACTGGGAGAAGGACTTTGATTTGGACATGACTGAGGAGGAGGTGCAGCTGGCGCTCTCAAAGGTGGAAGTGTCTGAGGAG CTGGAAGATGAAGAGTGGGAAGACTGGGAATAG
- the BSDC1 gene encoding BSD domain-containing protein 1 isoform X2, producing MAEGEDASWWRSWLQQSYQAVKEKSTEALEFMKRDLAEFTQVVQHDTACTIAATASVVKDKLRTEGSSGATEKVRKGISDFLGVISDTFAPSPDKTIDCDVITLMATPSGTTEPYDSAKARLYSLQSDPATYCNEPDGPAELLGAWLSQFDLEEKKGEIAELLATSPSIRALYTKMVPVAVSHSEFWQRYFYKVHRLEQDEARREALKQRAEQSIHQEEPGWEEDEEEFLGMSPLPCANIKFPEAAENESAPAGLEGSYPTAPKRPSEESWAVLPPEPAPAEGSPSESSESVSLVTQIANPASVPAAQLQAGAQPAGTRDLSQRLLEATSEEQSSLPKPSEPAHPSAPARQSAASSEPVAVTELKEVESRAQGRTETLKEEGPTDLRVFELNSDSGKSTPSNNGKKGSSTDISEDWEKDFDLDMTEEEVQLALSKVEVSEELEDEEWEDWE from the exons ATGGCGGAGGG GGAGGATGCGAGCTGGTGGCGGAGCTGGCTACAGCAGAGTTACCAAGCTGTCAAGGAGAAG TCCACAGAAGCTTTGGAATTCATGAAAAGGGACCTGGCAGAGTTCActcaagttgtgcagcatgacaCAGCCTGCACCATTGCTGCTACAGCCAGTGTGGTCAAGGACAAGCTG AGGACTGAAGGTTCCTCAGGTGCAACTGAAAAGGTGAGGAAGGGGATCTCTGACTTCCTGGGGGTCATCTCAGACACCTTTGCTCCCTCCCCGGACAAGACCATTGACTGCGACGTCATAACGCTGATGGCAACGCCCTCAGGTACCACCGAGCCCTACGACAGTGCCAAG GCTCGCCTCTACAGCCTCCAATCAGACCCAGCCACCTACTGCAACGAACCTGATG GTCCTGCTGAGCTCCTTGGGGCCTGGCTCTCCCAGTTTGACctagaggagaagaaaggggagattgcagagctgctggcaaccAGCCCTTCCATCAGGGCTCTCTACACCAAAATG GTCCCGGTGGCTGTTTCCCATTCGGAATTCTGGCAGCGCTACTTCTACAAAGTGCATCGCCTGGAGCAG GATGAAGCCCGGAGGGAGGCTCTGAAGCagcgagcagagcagagcattcaccaagaggagccaggctgggaagaGGATGAAG AGGAGTTCTTGGGGATGTCACCCCTGCCTTGTGCAAACATCAaatttccagaagcagcagagaacgAATCTGCCCCTGCAGGCCTGGAGGGAAGCTACCCCACTGCTCCCAAGAGACcctcagaggagagctgggctgtccTCCCCCcggagccagccccagcagagggcAGCCCCTCTGAGAGCAGTGAGAGCGTCTCCCTTGTGACTCAGATTGCAAACCctgcctctgtgcctgctgcacagCTACAGGCTGGAGCACAACCAGCTGGGACCAGAGACCTCTcccagaggctgctggaggccacctcagaagagcagagctccctgccaAAGCCCTCAGAACCTGCTCATCCTTCTGCACCTGCACGGCagtcagcagcatcctcagagcCAGTGGCTGTTACAGAGCTCAAAGAGGTGGaaagcagagcccagggcaggacaGAGACTCTGAAAGAGGAAGGACCAACGGATCTCCGAGTCTTTGAGCTGAACTCGGATAGTGGGAAGTCCACCCCCTCCAACAATGGCAAGAAAG GTTCCAGCACTGACATCAGTGAGGACTGGGAGAAGGACTTTGATTTGGACATGACTGAGGAGGAGGTGCAGCTGGCGCTCTCAAAGGTGGAAGTGTCTGAGGAG CTGGAAGATGAAGAGTGGGAAGACTGGGAATAG
- the BSDC1 gene encoding BSD domain-containing protein 1 isoform X3: MKRDLAEFTQVVQHDTACTIAATASVVKDKLARTEGSSGATEKVRKGISDFLGVISDTFAPSPDKTIDCDVITLMATPSGTTEPYDSAKARLYSLQSDPATYCNEPDGPAELLGAWLSQFDLEEKKGEIAELLATSPSIRALYTKMVPVAVSHSEFWQRYFYKVHRLEQDEARREALKQRAEQSIHQEEPGWEEDEEEFLGMSPLPCANIKFPEAAENESAPAGLEGSYPTAPKRPSEESWAVLPPEPAPAEGSPSESSESVSLVTQIANPASVPAAQLQAGAQPAGTRDLSQRLLEATSEEQSSLPKPSEPAHPSAPARQSAASSEPVAVTELKEVESRAQGRTETLKEEGPTDLRVFELNSDSGKSTPSNNGKKGSSTDISEDWEKDFDLDMTEEEVQLALSKVEVSEELEDEEWEDWE; the protein is encoded by the exons ATGAAAAGGGACCTGGCAGAGTTCActcaagttgtgcagcatgacaCAGCCTGCACCATTGCTGCTACAGCCAGTGTGGTCAAGGACAAGCTGGCA AGGACTGAAGGTTCCTCAGGTGCAACTGAAAAGGTGAGGAAGGGGATCTCTGACTTCCTGGGGGTCATCTCAGACACCTTTGCTCCCTCCCCGGACAAGACCATTGACTGCGACGTCATAACGCTGATGGCAACGCCCTCAGGTACCACCGAGCCCTACGACAGTGCCAAG GCTCGCCTCTACAGCCTCCAATCAGACCCAGCCACCTACTGCAACGAACCTGATG GTCCTGCTGAGCTCCTTGGGGCCTGGCTCTCCCAGTTTGACctagaggagaagaaaggggagattgcagagctgctggcaaccAGCCCTTCCATCAGGGCTCTCTACACCAAAATG GTCCCGGTGGCTGTTTCCCATTCGGAATTCTGGCAGCGCTACTTCTACAAAGTGCATCGCCTGGAGCAG GATGAAGCCCGGAGGGAGGCTCTGAAGCagcgagcagagcagagcattcaccaagaggagccaggctgggaagaGGATGAAG AGGAGTTCTTGGGGATGTCACCCCTGCCTTGTGCAAACATCAaatttccagaagcagcagagaacgAATCTGCCCCTGCAGGCCTGGAGGGAAGCTACCCCACTGCTCCCAAGAGACcctcagaggagagctgggctgtccTCCCCCcggagccagccccagcagagggcAGCCCCTCTGAGAGCAGTGAGAGCGTCTCCCTTGTGACTCAGATTGCAAACCctgcctctgtgcctgctgcacagCTACAGGCTGGAGCACAACCAGCTGGGACCAGAGACCTCTcccagaggctgctggaggccacctcagaagagcagagctccctgccaAAGCCCTCAGAACCTGCTCATCCTTCTGCACCTGCACGGCagtcagcagcatcctcagagcCAGTGGCTGTTACAGAGCTCAAAGAGGTGGaaagcagagcccagggcaggacaGAGACTCTGAAAGAGGAAGGACCAACGGATCTCCGAGTCTTTGAGCTGAACTCGGATAGTGGGAAGTCCACCCCCTCCAACAATGGCAAGAAAG GTTCCAGCACTGACATCAGTGAGGACTGGGAGAAGGACTTTGATTTGGACATGACTGAGGAGGAGGTGCAGCTGGCGCTCTCAAAGGTGGAAGTGTCTGAGGAG CTGGAAGATGAAGAGTGGGAAGACTGGGAATAG
- the BSDC1 gene encoding BSD domain-containing protein 1 isoform X1, with product MAEGEDASWWRSWLQQSYQAVKEKSTEALEFMKRDLAEFTQVVQHDTACTIAATASVVKDKLAVSRGARELGSFACPHSLRTEGSSGATEKVRKGISDFLGVISDTFAPSPDKTIDCDVITLMATPSGTTEPYDSAKARLYSLQSDPATYCNEPDGPAELLGAWLSQFDLEEKKGEIAELLATSPSIRALYTKMVPVAVSHSEFWQRYFYKVHRLEQDEARREALKQRAEQSIHQEEPGWEEDEEEFLGMSPLPCANIKFPEAAENESAPAGLEGSYPTAPKRPSEESWAVLPPEPAPAEGSPSESSESVSLVTQIANPASVPAAQLQAGAQPAGTRDLSQRLLEATSEEQSSLPKPSEPAHPSAPARQSAASSEPVAVTELKEVESRAQGRTETLKEEGPTDLRVFELNSDSGKSTPSNNGKKGSSTDISEDWEKDFDLDMTEEEVQLALSKVEVSEELEDEEWEDWE from the exons ATGGCGGAGGG GGAGGATGCGAGCTGGTGGCGGAGCTGGCTACAGCAGAGTTACCAAGCTGTCAAGGAGAAG TCCACAGAAGCTTTGGAATTCATGAAAAGGGACCTGGCAGAGTTCActcaagttgtgcagcatgacaCAGCCTGCACCATTGCTGCTACAGCCAGTGTGGTCAAGGACAAGCTGGCAGTGAGTAGAGGAGCAAGAGAGCTGGGCTCCTT TGCTTGCCCCCACAGCCTT AGGACTGAAGGTTCCTCAGGTGCAACTGAAAAGGTGAGGAAGGGGATCTCTGACTTCCTGGGGGTCATCTCAGACACCTTTGCTCCCTCCCCGGACAAGACCATTGACTGCGACGTCATAACGCTGATGGCAACGCCCTCAGGTACCACCGAGCCCTACGACAGTGCCAAG GCTCGCCTCTACAGCCTCCAATCAGACCCAGCCACCTACTGCAACGAACCTGATG GTCCTGCTGAGCTCCTTGGGGCCTGGCTCTCCCAGTTTGACctagaggagaagaaaggggagattgcagagctgctggcaaccAGCCCTTCCATCAGGGCTCTCTACACCAAAATG GTCCCGGTGGCTGTTTCCCATTCGGAATTCTGGCAGCGCTACTTCTACAAAGTGCATCGCCTGGAGCAG GATGAAGCCCGGAGGGAGGCTCTGAAGCagcgagcagagcagagcattcaccaagaggagccaggctgggaagaGGATGAAG AGGAGTTCTTGGGGATGTCACCCCTGCCTTGTGCAAACATCAaatttccagaagcagcagagaacgAATCTGCCCCTGCAGGCCTGGAGGGAAGCTACCCCACTGCTCCCAAGAGACcctcagaggagagctgggctgtccTCCCCCcggagccagccccagcagagggcAGCCCCTCTGAGAGCAGTGAGAGCGTCTCCCTTGTGACTCAGATTGCAAACCctgcctctgtgcctgctgcacagCTACAGGCTGGAGCACAACCAGCTGGGACCAGAGACCTCTcccagaggctgctggaggccacctcagaagagcagagctccctgccaAAGCCCTCAGAACCTGCTCATCCTTCTGCACCTGCACGGCagtcagcagcatcctcagagcCAGTGGCTGTTACAGAGCTCAAAGAGGTGGaaagcagagcccagggcaggacaGAGACTCTGAAAGAGGAAGGACCAACGGATCTCCGAGTCTTTGAGCTGAACTCGGATAGTGGGAAGTCCACCCCCTCCAACAATGGCAAGAAAG GTTCCAGCACTGACATCAGTGAGGACTGGGAGAAGGACTTTGATTTGGACATGACTGAGGAGGAGGTGCAGCTGGCGCTCTCAAAGGTGGAAGTGTCTGAGGAG CTGGAAGATGAAGAGTGGGAAGACTGGGAATAG
- the BSDC1 gene encoding BSD domain-containing protein 1 isoform X5, which translates to MAEGEDASWWRSWLQQSYQAVKEKARLYSLQSDPATYCNEPDGPAELLGAWLSQFDLEEKKGEIAELLATSPSIRALYTKMVPVAVSHSEFWQRYFYKVHRLEQDEARREALKQRAEQSIHQEEPGWEEDEEEFLGMSPLPCANIKFPEAAENESAPAGLEGSYPTAPKRPSEESWAVLPPEPAPAEGSPSESSESVSLVTQIANPASVPAAQLQAGAQPAGTRDLSQRLLEATSEEQSSLPKPSEPAHPSAPARQSAASSEPVAVTELKEVESRAQGRTETLKEEGPTDLRVFELNSDSGKSTPSNNGKKGSSTDISEDWEKDFDLDMTEEEVQLALSKVEVSEELEDEEWEDWE; encoded by the exons ATGGCGGAGGG GGAGGATGCGAGCTGGTGGCGGAGCTGGCTACAGCAGAGTTACCAAGCTGTCAAGGAGAAG GCTCGCCTCTACAGCCTCCAATCAGACCCAGCCACCTACTGCAACGAACCTGATG GTCCTGCTGAGCTCCTTGGGGCCTGGCTCTCCCAGTTTGACctagaggagaagaaaggggagattgcagagctgctggcaaccAGCCCTTCCATCAGGGCTCTCTACACCAAAATG GTCCCGGTGGCTGTTTCCCATTCGGAATTCTGGCAGCGCTACTTCTACAAAGTGCATCGCCTGGAGCAG GATGAAGCCCGGAGGGAGGCTCTGAAGCagcgagcagagcagagcattcaccaagaggagccaggctgggaagaGGATGAAG AGGAGTTCTTGGGGATGTCACCCCTGCCTTGTGCAAACATCAaatttccagaagcagcagagaacgAATCTGCCCCTGCAGGCCTGGAGGGAAGCTACCCCACTGCTCCCAAGAGACcctcagaggagagctgggctgtccTCCCCCcggagccagccccagcagagggcAGCCCCTCTGAGAGCAGTGAGAGCGTCTCCCTTGTGACTCAGATTGCAAACCctgcctctgtgcctgctgcacagCTACAGGCTGGAGCACAACCAGCTGGGACCAGAGACCTCTcccagaggctgctggaggccacctcagaagagcagagctccctgccaAAGCCCTCAGAACCTGCTCATCCTTCTGCACCTGCACGGCagtcagcagcatcctcagagcCAGTGGCTGTTACAGAGCTCAAAGAGGTGGaaagcagagcccagggcaggacaGAGACTCTGAAAGAGGAAGGACCAACGGATCTCCGAGTCTTTGAGCTGAACTCGGATAGTGGGAAGTCCACCCCCTCCAACAATGGCAAGAAAG GTTCCAGCACTGACATCAGTGAGGACTGGGAGAAGGACTTTGATTTGGACATGACTGAGGAGGAGGTGCAGCTGGCGCTCTCAAAGGTGGAAGTGTCTGAGGAG CTGGAAGATGAAGAGTGGGAAGACTGGGAATAG